The following proteins are co-located in the Mycolicibacterium goodii genome:
- a CDS encoding MMPL family transporter — protein MLHRIATTAIAAPRRILVVAALVMIAAGIFGIPVANKLSAGGFQDPTAESAQATQLLADKFHRGDMQLVIAVTADAPGGRADGERAREVGAEIVAELKKSPYVTEVTSAWTAPPPAAAALVSKDARTGLIVAGLNGGENGAQQHAKQLTDQLVRNHDGVRVRAGGEAMIYLQINGQSEKDLLMMESIAIPLSFVVLVWVFGGLLAAALPLAVGGFAILGSLAVLRLFTMVTDVSIFALNLTVAMGLALAIDYTLLIISRYRDELAEGVDRETALVRTMMTAGRTVLFSAMTVALSMVAMVLFPMYFLKSFAYAGIAVVALAAAAAIVLTPAAIVLLGDRLDAYDVRRFLRRVLGRPEPRPKAVEQTFWYRTTKAAMRRAVPIGVAIIALLVLLGTPFAGIKWGFPDDRVLPQSASARQIGDEMRTDFAVDSATSVTVVLPDATTVAPAEIDQYAARLSQVADVSSVSAPGGTYVQGRHVGPPSAATGIGDGSAYLTVGSDAPLFSDASEAQLDALHAVAAPTEVKFTGVAQVNRDSSQAITSRLPLVLGIIAAITFVLLFLLTGSVVLPLKALVLNVLSLSAAFGALVWIFQDGHLGALGTTPTGTLVANLPVLLFCIAFGLSMDYEVFLVSRIREFWLQSDQTRAANDESVALGLAHTGRVITAAALLMSISFAALIAAQVAFMRMFGLGLTLAVLVDATLVRMLLVPAFMRVMGKWNWWAPAPLARLHERIGLSESGVPPDPRPQPTSIGVTQS, from the coding sequence GTGCTGCACCGAATCGCAACCACGGCGATTGCCGCACCGCGCCGCATCCTGGTGGTGGCCGCGCTCGTGATGATCGCCGCAGGCATCTTCGGCATCCCGGTGGCAAACAAGCTCTCGGCCGGTGGGTTCCAGGACCCGACCGCCGAATCGGCGCAGGCCACGCAGCTGCTGGCCGACAAGTTCCACCGCGGCGACATGCAACTGGTCATCGCCGTCACCGCCGATGCCCCAGGTGGGCGCGCCGACGGCGAACGGGCCCGCGAGGTCGGCGCCGAGATCGTCGCCGAACTCAAGAAGTCGCCGTACGTCACCGAGGTGACCTCGGCGTGGACCGCACCGCCGCCGGCGGCCGCCGCACTCGTCAGCAAGGACGCGCGGACCGGGTTGATCGTCGCCGGGCTCAACGGCGGCGAGAACGGCGCGCAGCAGCACGCCAAGCAACTCACCGACCAACTCGTGCGCAACCACGACGGGGTGCGGGTGCGGGCAGGCGGCGAGGCCATGATCTACCTGCAGATCAACGGGCAGAGCGAAAAAGACCTGTTGATGATGGAATCCATCGCGATCCCGCTGAGCTTCGTGGTGCTGGTCTGGGTGTTCGGCGGGCTGCTGGCCGCCGCGCTGCCGCTGGCGGTCGGCGGGTTCGCGATCCTCGGCTCGCTCGCGGTGCTGCGCCTTTTCACGATGGTCACCGACGTGTCGATCTTCGCGCTCAACCTCACCGTGGCCATGGGGCTGGCATTGGCGATCGACTACACCCTGTTGATCATCAGCCGGTACCGCGACGAACTCGCCGAGGGCGTCGACCGCGAGACCGCGCTGGTGCGCACCATGATGACGGCCGGGCGCACGGTGTTGTTCTCGGCGATGACGGTCGCGCTGTCGATGGTCGCGATGGTGCTGTTCCCGATGTACTTCCTCAAGTCGTTCGCCTACGCAGGCATCGCCGTGGTGGCGCTCGCGGCCGCGGCGGCCATCGTGCTCACGCCCGCCGCGATCGTGCTGCTCGGCGACCGGCTCGACGCCTACGACGTGCGCCGGTTCCTCCGACGCGTGCTGGGCCGCCCCGAACCGCGGCCCAAGGCCGTCGAGCAGACCTTCTGGTATCGCACCACCAAGGCCGCGATGCGCCGCGCCGTGCCGATCGGCGTCGCCATCATCGCGCTGCTGGTGCTGCTCGGTACGCCGTTCGCCGGGATCAAGTGGGGTTTCCCGGACGACCGGGTGTTGCCACAGAGCGCGTCGGCCCGCCAGATCGGCGACGAGATGCGCACCGACTTCGCCGTCGACTCGGCGACCAGCGTCACCGTGGTGCTGCCCGACGCCACCACGGTGGCCCCCGCCGAGATCGACCAGTACGCCGCGCGGCTGTCGCAGGTCGCCGACGTCTCGTCGGTGTCGGCACCCGGCGGCACCTATGTCCAGGGCAGGCACGTGGGCCCGCCGTCGGCGGCCACCGGCATCGGCGACGGCAGCGCGTACCTCACCGTGGGCAGTGACGCGCCGCTGTTCAGCGACGCCTCCGAGGCGCAACTCGACGCGCTGCACGCGGTCGCCGCGCCCACCGAGGTGAAGTTCACCGGCGTCGCACAGGTGAACCGGGACAGCTCGCAGGCGATCACGTCGCGGCTGCCGCTGGTGCTCGGCATCATCGCGGCCATCACGTTCGTCCTGCTGTTCCTGCTGACCGGCAGCGTCGTGCTCCCGCTGAAAGCGTTGGTGCTCAACGTGTTGTCGCTGTCGGCGGCGTTCGGCGCACTGGTGTGGATCTTCCAGGACGGACATCTCGGCGCGCTGGGCACCACACCGACGGGCACACTCGTCGCCAACCTGCCGGTGTTGCTGTTCTGTATCGCGTTCGGGCTGTCGATGGATTACGAGGTCTTCCTGGTCTCGCGCATCCGCGAGTTCTGGTTGCAGTCCGACCAGACCCGTGCGGCCAACGACGAGAGCGTCGCCCTCGGCCTCGCCCACACCGGCCGGGTCATCACGGCCGCCGCGCTGTTGATGTCGATCTCGTTCGCGGCGCTCATCGCCGCGCAGGTCGCGTTCATGCGGATGTTCGGCCTCGGCCTCACCCTCGCCGTGCTCGTCGACGCCACCCTGGTGCGGATGCTGCTGGTTCCGGCGTTCATGCGGGTGATGGGCAAGTGGAACTGGTGGGCGCCGGCACCGCTGGCTCGGCTGCACGAACGCATCGGTTTGAGCGAGTCCGGCGTACCGCCCGACCCCAGACCGCAACCGACCTCCATCGGCGTGACGCAGAGTTGA
- a CDS encoding TetR/AcrR family transcriptional regulator: protein MASPSADQNSPCPLKRRRARRGAGELLREEILDATTELLLETGHAKEVSIRAVARRVGVTPPSIYLHFADKDALLDAVCARYFEKLDEQMQRVAAGQPSTIDVLRAQGLAYVEFATHTPELYRLATMSEGRPGSDIDITLNSSAFVHMRATIEKLMDEGVYPPGDATMWALELWTAAHGVAAMLIAKPYLPWGDVREFADRVLRAVCSGHIVSGIIGSDAAPSDAVARLKGLANAQN from the coding sequence GTGGCATCACCATCGGCAGACCAGAATTCGCCATGTCCGCTCAAGCGGCGCCGCGCCCGCCGCGGCGCCGGTGAGCTGCTGCGCGAGGAGATCCTCGACGCGACCACCGAACTCCTGCTGGAAACCGGCCACGCCAAGGAGGTTTCGATCCGCGCCGTGGCCAGGCGGGTCGGGGTGACACCGCCGTCGATCTACCTGCACTTCGCCGACAAGGACGCCCTGCTCGACGCGGTGTGTGCGCGGTACTTCGAGAAACTCGACGAGCAGATGCAGCGGGTCGCCGCCGGGCAGCCGTCGACCATCGACGTGCTGCGCGCCCAGGGGCTGGCCTATGTCGAGTTCGCCACGCACACACCCGAGCTGTACCGGCTCGCGACGATGTCCGAGGGCCGTCCCGGCAGCGACATCGACATCACGTTGAACAGTTCGGCGTTCGTGCACATGCGCGCCACGATCGAGAAGCTGATGGACGAGGGCGTGTACCCCCCTGGCGACGCCACCATGTGGGCGCTCGAACTGTGGACCGCGGCGCACGGTGTCGCCGCGATGCTGATCGCCAAGCCGTATCTGCCGTGGGGCGATGTGCGGGAATTCGCCGACCGGGTGCTGCGTGCGGTCTGTTCCGGCCACATCGTGTCGGGCATCATCGGAAGCGACGCCGCACCCAGCGACGCCGTCGCCCGACTGAAAGGACTTGCCAATGCGCAGAACTGA
- a CDS encoding class I SAM-dependent methyltransferase, producing MRRTDAAQADEPVDNPFFAWLWKTLSSHETEAVRRLRAENLAGLSGRVLEVGAGTGTNFEFYPSTVDEVVAIEPERRLADVARQAAAKAPVPVSVTGDTVEKFSSAHPFDAVVCSLVLCSVDNPEQVVAQIFSLLRPGGELRYLEHVASAGLRADFQRLADATVWPRLFGNCHTHRHTEQVISAAGFGLQGARRDHPLPGWVPIPTTEFAIGRAVRPAA from the coding sequence ATGCGCAGAACTGACGCGGCACAGGCCGATGAACCCGTCGACAATCCGTTCTTCGCGTGGCTGTGGAAGACCCTGTCGAGTCACGAGACCGAGGCGGTGCGCCGCCTGCGCGCGGAGAACCTCGCGGGCCTGAGCGGTCGGGTGCTCGAGGTGGGCGCGGGCACCGGCACCAACTTCGAGTTCTATCCGTCCACGGTCGACGAGGTTGTGGCCATCGAACCGGAACGCCGCCTCGCCGACGTCGCGCGTCAGGCCGCGGCGAAGGCGCCGGTGCCGGTGTCGGTCACCGGTGACACCGTCGAGAAGTTCTCCAGCGCACATCCGTTCGACGCCGTGGTGTGCTCACTGGTGCTGTGTTCGGTGGACAATCCCGAACAGGTTGTGGCGCAGATTTTTTCGCTGCTACGCCCGGGCGGTGAGCTGCGCTACCTGGAACATGTGGCAAGCGCCGGGCTCAGGGCCGACTTCCAGCGGCTGGCCGACGCGACGGTTTGGCCGCGGCTGTTCGGCAACTGCCACACCCATCGCCACACCGAGCAGGTCATCAGCGCAGCCGGATTCGGCCTGCAGGGGGCGCGTCGCGATCATCCGCTGCCCGGCTGGGTGCCGATACCGACGACGGAGTTCGCGATCGGCCGGGCGGTGCGGCCCGCGGCGTGA
- the cobB gene encoding NAD-dependent protein deacylase, with product MQVTVLSGAGISAESGVPTFRDVETGLWAQVDPYEISSTDGWQRNPEKVWAWYLWRHYMMAKVAPNDAHRAVAAWEDHIDVRVVTQNIDDLHERAGSTNVYHLHGSLFEFRCDACGSAFEGVLPEMPEPVETVDPPVCPCSGLIRPSVVWFGEPLPDAAWNRSVLAVSSADVVVVVGTSSIVYPAAGLPEAALAAGKPVIEVNPERTPLSDAATVSLRETATVALPTLMQRLPDLLSRSA from the coding sequence GTGCAAGTGACTGTGCTCAGCGGTGCCGGGATCTCGGCAGAAAGCGGCGTCCCCACGTTCCGCGACGTCGAGACCGGCCTGTGGGCCCAGGTCGACCCCTACGAGATCTCCAGCACCGACGGTTGGCAACGCAATCCCGAGAAGGTGTGGGCCTGGTACCTGTGGCGGCACTACATGATGGCCAAGGTCGCGCCCAACGATGCGCACCGCGCCGTGGCCGCCTGGGAGGACCACATCGACGTACGCGTCGTCACCCAGAACATCGACGACCTGCACGAGCGCGCCGGCAGCACCAACGTCTACCACCTGCACGGCAGTCTCTTCGAATTTCGTTGCGACGCTTGCGGTTCGGCGTTCGAAGGCGTTCTCCCCGAGATGCCGGAGCCGGTCGAGACCGTCGACCCGCCGGTGTGCCCGTGCAGCGGTCTGATCCGCCCCAGCGTCGTGTGGTTCGGTGAGCCGTTGCCCGACGCCGCCTGGAACCGCTCGGTGCTCGCGGTGAGCAGCGCCGACGTGGTCGTCGTGGTCGGCACCAGTTCGATCGTGTACCCGGCCGCCGGGTTGCCCGAGGCCGCACTGGCCGCCGGCAAACCGGTGATCGAGGTCAACCCGGAACGCACGCCGCTGTCCGATGCCGCGACGGTGTCGTTGCGCGAGACCGCCACCGTGGCGCTTCCGACGCTGATGCAGCGGCTGCCCGATCTGCTCAGCCGTTCGGCCTGA
- a CDS encoding GntR family transcriptional regulator: MTELGDWVSVDPDADKPLFDQLRGQIIEGIRDGRLSPGTRLPTVRELATQIGLAVNTVARSYRELEAAGVLETRGRFGTFVARADPADAAMAAAANSFAEAARSLGVSRDQALRYIESALD, from the coding sequence GTGACCGAATTGGGGGATTGGGTCTCCGTAGATCCGGATGCCGACAAACCGCTGTTTGACCAGCTCAGGGGCCAGATCATCGAAGGGATCAGGGACGGCCGGTTGTCTCCGGGCACCCGATTGCCGACCGTGCGCGAACTCGCCACGCAAATCGGCCTGGCCGTCAACACCGTCGCCCGGTCCTATCGCGAACTCGAAGCCGCGGGCGTGCTGGAGACCCGTGGTCGGTTCGGCACGTTCGTGGCGCGCGCCGATCCGGCCGACGCGGCCATGGCCGCCGCCGCCAACTCGTTCGCCGAGGCGGCCCGCTCGCTGGGCGTCTCCAGAGACCAGGCGCTGCGCTACATCGAATCCGCGCTGGACTGA
- a CDS encoding class I SAM-dependent methyltransferase, which yields MTTDATPRTKVSLTGVSETALLTLQVRANEARRPDGLIEDPMAVQLVDSIDFDFAKFGHSHRQDMALRSMIFDRATVDYLRVHPKATVVALAEGLQTSFYRLNQAGVGDQFRWLTVDLPPMVEIRNKLLPPSDRVRTCAQSALDYSWMDRVDDSEGVFITAEGLLMYLQPEESMGLITECARRFPGGQMIFDLPPAWFAAWARRGMRTSRRYRVPPMPFSLTPAEVADLVNTVPGVRAVRDLPFPPARGKVVNTVVWAMRRLPLLDPVRPVMTLLEFG from the coding sequence GTGACGACCGATGCCACCCCGCGCACCAAAGTCTCGCTGACCGGAGTTTCGGAAACCGCGCTGCTCACCCTGCAGGTGCGGGCGAACGAGGCGCGCCGCCCCGACGGCCTCATCGAGGATCCGATGGCGGTGCAGCTGGTCGACTCGATCGACTTCGACTTCGCCAAGTTCGGCCATTCGCACCGCCAGGACATGGCATTGCGGTCGATGATCTTCGACCGGGCCACCGTCGACTACCTACGAGTGCATCCGAAAGCGACCGTGGTGGCGCTGGCCGAGGGCCTGCAGACCAGCTTCTACCGGCTGAACCAGGCCGGTGTGGGCGATCAGTTCCGCTGGCTGACGGTGGATCTCCCGCCGATGGTGGAGATCCGCAACAAACTGCTGCCGCCGTCGGACCGGGTGCGGACCTGCGCGCAGTCGGCGCTCGACTACAGCTGGATGGACCGGGTCGACGACTCCGAGGGCGTGTTCATCACCGCCGAAGGCCTGCTGATGTACCTGCAGCCCGAGGAGTCCATGGGCCTGATCACCGAATGCGCCCGACGCTTCCCCGGCGGCCAGATGATCTTCGACCTGCCACCGGCGTGGTTCGCCGCGTGGGCCCGCAGAGGTATGCGCACCTCGCGGCGATACCGGGTGCCGCCCATGCCGTTCAGCCTCACCCCTGCGGAGGTGGCCGACCTGGTGAACACCGTGCCGGGCGTGCGCGCGGTGCGCGACCTGCCGTTCCCGCCGGCGCGCGGCAAGGTGGTCAACACCGTGGTGTGGGCCATGCGGCGGCTGCCGCTGCTCGACCCGGTCCGGCCGGTGATGACGCTGCTCGAGTTCGGCTGA
- a CDS encoding DUF1697 domain-containing protein, whose amino-acid sequence MTRYAALLRGVNVGGINIKMADLVRVLADTGFDNVRTILASGNVLLDSPSEANKVRVAAERALREAFGYEAWVLVYTLDTLARISAAYPFQREVEGHHSYVTFVSDPDVLDELAALPPGQDKVQRGDGVLYWQVARGATLDSTIAKATGKKRYKSSTTTRNLRTLEKMLR is encoded by the coding sequence ATGACGCGCTATGCGGCCTTGCTGCGCGGGGTGAATGTCGGAGGCATCAACATCAAGATGGCCGACCTGGTGCGGGTGCTCGCCGACACCGGATTCGACAATGTCCGCACCATACTCGCGAGCGGAAATGTGCTGCTGGACAGCCCATCCGAGGCAAACAAGGTCCGGGTGGCCGCCGAGCGCGCGCTGCGTGAGGCGTTCGGGTACGAGGCGTGGGTGCTGGTGTACACCCTCGACACGCTCGCGCGGATCTCGGCCGCCTACCCGTTCCAGCGGGAGGTCGAAGGCCACCATTCGTACGTGACGTTCGTCAGCGATCCCGACGTGCTCGACGAACTCGCTGCGCTGCCACCCGGCCAGGACAAGGTGCAACGCGGTGACGGCGTGCTCTATTGGCAGGTGGCGCGCGGCGCGACACTGGACAGCACGATCGCCAAGGCCACGGGCAAGAAGCGGTACAAGTCCTCGACCACCACCCGCAACCTGCGCACGCTCGAGAAAATGCTGCGCTGA
- a CDS encoding alpha/beta hydrolase family protein codes for MTTIDGSTSVGVRRIVAVLLATLVMSCGAAPSDEAETPAAAEITVLPEVTVERFDYAAGDSEQNWADLYLPAGPQEIDSIPLVVLIHGGAWQDKLGADVFDGLARELADRGMAVYNIEYRRVGSGGGWPTTFRDVANALDHVVEVDKKYPQLTVDDELVVGHSAGAQLAVWAGTRHKLRDDEVGSRPAFRPTRVVSLAGPLDMVYAAEHGDHHIVRVLGGSPTEVPARYASVDPIQNIDPEVPVLALHGTRDTVVSPENSKRYVAAVKQQGGRAAVKMLAGDNHTSIVSTRSPNHAEVLRAITSTSQTDLDDLLTE; via the coding sequence ATGACGACGATCGACGGCAGCACTTCCGTAGGCGTGAGGCGCATCGTGGCCGTGCTGCTCGCCACGCTCGTGATGTCATGCGGTGCTGCACCCTCGGACGAGGCGGAGACACCGGCCGCCGCCGAGATCACGGTGCTGCCCGAGGTGACCGTCGAGCGCTTCGACTACGCCGCGGGCGACAGTGAGCAGAACTGGGCCGACCTCTACCTGCCTGCCGGGCCGCAGGAGATCGACTCGATCCCGCTGGTGGTCCTCATCCACGGCGGCGCATGGCAGGACAAGCTCGGCGCGGACGTGTTCGACGGCCTGGCCCGTGAACTCGCCGACCGCGGCATGGCCGTCTACAACATCGAGTACCGCCGCGTCGGCTCGGGCGGCGGCTGGCCCACGACGTTCCGCGACGTGGCCAACGCCCTCGACCACGTCGTCGAGGTGGACAAGAAGTATCCCCAGCTCACGGTCGACGACGAACTCGTCGTCGGGCACAGCGCCGGCGCGCAACTGGCGGTGTGGGCCGGCACCCGGCACAAGCTGCGCGACGACGAGGTCGGCTCACGCCCGGCCTTCCGCCCCACCCGCGTGGTGTCGCTGGCAGGCCCGCTGGACATGGTCTACGCGGCCGAGCACGGCGACCACCACATCGTGCGCGTGCTCGGCGGCAGTCCCACCGAGGTGCCGGCCCGCTACGCGTCGGTCGACCCGATCCAGAACATCGACCCCGAGGTGCCGGTGCTCGCGCTGCACGGCACCCGCGACACCGTCGTGTCACCGGAGAACTCCAAGCGCTACGTCGCCGCGGTCAAACAGCAGGGCGGGCGCGCCGCGGTGAAGATGCTGGCGGGTGACAACCACACCTCGATCGTGTCGACGCGCTCACCCAACCACGCCGAGGTGCTGCGCGCGATCACCTCGACCTCGCAGACCGATCTGGACGACCTGCTGACCGAGTGA
- a CDS encoding PPOX class F420-dependent oxidoreductase produces the protein MGRQVFDDKLLALLCNNSLGVLATIKQDGRPQLSNVSYHFDPRAVTIQVSITEPRAKTRNLRRDPRASIHVSSDDGWAYAVAEGDAILTPPAASADDDTVEGLIALYRNISGEHPDWDEFRQAMVDDRRVLMTLPITHVYGMPPGMR, from the coding sequence ATGGGGCGTCAGGTGTTCGATGACAAGCTGTTGGCCTTGCTCTGCAACAACTCGCTCGGGGTGCTGGCCACGATCAAACAGGACGGACGACCACAGCTGTCCAACGTGTCCTACCACTTCGATCCGCGCGCCGTGACGATCCAGGTGTCGATCACCGAACCGAGGGCCAAGACGCGCAACCTCCGCCGTGATCCCCGCGCGTCCATCCACGTCAGTTCCGACGACGGGTGGGCCTACGCGGTCGCCGAGGGCGACGCCATCCTCACCCCGCCCGCGGCATCCGCCGATGACGACACCGTCGAGGGTTTGATCGCGTTGTATCGCAACATCTCCGGTGAGCATCCCGACTGGGACGAATTCCGGCAGGCCATGGTCGACGATCGCCGCGTGCTGATGACCCTGCCCATCACGCACGTCTACGGGATGCCGCCGGGCATGCGCTGA
- a CDS encoding DUF5302 domain-containing protein — translation MTDETPESDNKRKFREALERKKAKASGGADHKDAGRTQPRSHGPVENRREFRRKSG, via the coding sequence ATGACCGACGAAACTCCCGAGAGCGACAACAAGCGCAAGTTCCGGGAGGCGCTGGAACGCAAGAAGGCCAAGGCGAGCGGCGGGGCCGACCACAAGGACGCCGGCCGCACCCAGCCGCGTTCGCACGGACCCGTCGAGAACCGCCGCGAGTTCCGCCGCAAGAGCGGATAG
- a CDS encoding ESX-1 secretion-associated protein, giving the protein MSNLAMNLKVLTDYLGELGAKHRTAADLITGANRSVADTTSRIESSHGLVCWATTSALGDGEARKAAGETLVRVSEEFTEKLGRAATNYNNVDYREGRIIGEAGTACQV; this is encoded by the coding sequence GTGTCGAACCTGGCTATGAATCTCAAAGTGCTGACCGACTACCTGGGTGAGCTGGGCGCCAAACATCGGACAGCGGCGGACCTCATCACTGGCGCGAACCGGTCAGTCGCTGACACCACCTCGAGAATCGAGAGTTCGCACGGGCTTGTTTGCTGGGCGACTACCAGTGCTTTAGGGGACGGTGAGGCGCGAAAGGCTGCTGGCGAGACTCTGGTTAGGGTGTCCGAAGAATTTACAGAGAAACTGGGCCGAGCAGCCACCAATTACAACAACGTTGATTACCGCGAAGGCCGGATCATCGGGGAGGCGGGGACTGCATGTCAGGTGTGA